The following proteins are co-located in the Pseudoalteromonas sp. N1230-9 genome:
- the tal gene encoding transaldolase, whose translation MTSALQRLKQHSSIVADTGDIEAIKKHQPEDATTNPSLLLKASEIEAYKPYLDKAWQYAKETEQDAAKQLELACDYFAVLIGKEISEIVPGYISTEVDARLSFDTQATIDKAHTLLSLYEKEGVSKDKILIKVASTWEGIKAAEQLEKEGTKCNLTLLFSEAQARACADANVFLISPFVGRILDWHVANGMEKPTDPLNDPGVQSVRSIYEFYKRHDYKTVVMGASFRNTGEIIALTGCDKLTISPALLEELGQLTDAQEYLLESDFTVEEKPAPLTESQFRWLHNQDAMATEKLAEGIRSFAQAQIELEARFKAM comes from the coding sequence ATGACTTCAGCACTACAAAGGCTTAAACAGCATTCATCTATTGTTGCAGATACAGGTGATATCGAAGCTATCAAAAAGCACCAACCAGAAGATGCAACAACAAACCCATCTTTACTTTTAAAAGCCAGTGAAATTGAAGCGTATAAGCCTTATTTAGATAAAGCGTGGCAGTACGCTAAAGAGACCGAGCAAGATGCAGCTAAACAACTTGAGTTAGCATGTGATTACTTTGCTGTATTAATCGGTAAAGAAATTAGCGAAATCGTACCAGGCTATATCTCAACAGAAGTAGACGCTCGTTTATCATTTGATACCCAAGCGACTATCGACAAAGCTCACACTTTACTGAGCCTTTACGAAAAAGAAGGCGTGAGCAAAGATAAAATATTAATCAAAGTTGCATCAACGTGGGAAGGTATCAAAGCCGCAGAACAGCTTGAAAAAGAAGGCACTAAGTGTAACTTAACGCTGCTATTCTCTGAAGCACAAGCCCGCGCATGTGCCGATGCAAATGTATTTTTAATTTCACCATTTGTTGGCCGTATTCTAGATTGGCACGTTGCTAACGGTATGGAAAAACCAACAGATCCGCTAAACGATCCTGGTGTGCAATCAGTACGTAGCATTTACGAATTCTACAAACGCCACGATTACAAAACGGTTGTTATGGGCGCAAGCTTCCGTAACACAGGCGAGATCATCGCGCTTACGGGCTGTGATAAGTTAACGATTAGCCCTGCTCTTTTAGAAGAGTTAGGCCAATTAACTGATGCACAAGAGTACCTACTAGAGAGCGACTTTACTGTTGAAGAAAAACCAGCACCGCTAACTGAAAGCCAGTTCCGCTGGTTACACAACCAAGATGCAATGGCAACAGAGAAACTAGCTGAAGGTATCCGCTCATTCGCACAAGCTCAAATTGAATTAGAAGCTCGCTTTAAAGCGATGTAA
- the yaaA gene encoding peroxide stress protein YaaA: protein MITVISPAKNLDYETPATTDKFTQPELLEHSEELMSVCRDLTPAQIGSLMKISDKLAGLNAARFAEWSQPFTTDNAKQAVLAFNGDVYGGLDAATLTSSELDYAQSHLRILSGLYGVLKPLDLMQAYRLEMGTKLENPRGKNLYEFWGSVIAEQLNTVLAEQDSKYLVNLASNEYFKAVDKKALNAQIITPHFKDCKNGQYKVISFYAKKARGMMARYIIENKVTQLSDLKDFTVAGYYFSSDATAKELEPVFLREEQN from the coding sequence ATGATCACTGTTATTTCACCAGCAAAAAATTTAGATTACGAAACACCAGCCACGACCGATAAATTCACTCAACCTGAATTACTCGAGCACAGCGAAGAGTTAATGTCAGTTTGCCGTGATTTAACACCTGCTCAAATTGGTAGCTTGATGAAAATCAGCGATAAACTAGCTGGTTTAAACGCAGCACGATTCGCTGAGTGGTCACAGCCCTTTACTACCGATAACGCAAAACAAGCAGTGCTAGCATTTAATGGTGATGTGTATGGTGGTTTAGATGCTGCAACATTGACAAGTTCAGAGCTAGATTATGCACAATCTCACTTACGTATTCTGTCTGGTCTTTACGGTGTGCTGAAGCCGCTTGATTTAATGCAAGCTTATCGCCTTGAGATGGGCACAAAGCTTGAAAACCCACGTGGTAAAAACCTCTATGAATTTTGGGGTAGCGTGATAGCCGAACAACTTAATACTGTGCTTGCCGAGCAAGATAGCAAGTATTTAGTTAATCTTGCTTCTAATGAGTATTTTAAAGCGGTTGATAAAAAAGCCTTAAATGCACAAATTATCACGCCACACTTTAAAGACTGTAAAAACGGCCAATATAAAGTGATCAGCTTTTATGCGAAAAAAGCTCGTGGCATGATGGCGCGTTACATCATTGAAAATAAAGTTACCCAATTGAGTGATTTAAAAGATTTCACCGTTGCTGGTTATTACTTTAGTAGCGATGCAACAGCAAAAGAATTAGAGCCTGTTTTCTTACGCGAAGAGCAGAACTAA
- a CDS encoding mechanosensitive ion channel family protein, translated as MLKIPSVSEAEKLIEEKLGGWVDIIISHIPNFIVAVIITIVFSLLARIVGSMLRKLLRRSLESSQIADLMSSIVKVIVLCVGLFVALDFLGLRGTVTSLLAGAGIVGLAIGFAFQDMTENLIAGIAMGIRKPFKTGDVIRTESVFGTVKAINLRNTLIENFYGQLILVPNKILFRNILSNYSTLGVRRIEVPVGISYADDPEQAAEVIVKKINEFDFVIKQEETAVYAESFGDSSVNLLVWFWIKYPGEADFMTVRHKAVVAVRNALSEADMTIPFPIRTLDFGIKGGEKLNAMISERQQDKDADTQVTDE; from the coding sequence ATGTTAAAAATTCCGTCAGTAAGTGAAGCTGAAAAGCTGATAGAAGAAAAACTCGGTGGCTGGGTTGATATCATCATAAGCCATATTCCAAACTTTATTGTCGCAGTCATTATTACTATCGTGTTTTCACTGCTGGCGCGTATCGTTGGTTCAATGCTCAGAAAGCTACTACGCCGTTCGTTAGAGTCTTCGCAAATAGCAGACTTAATGTCGTCGATAGTAAAAGTCATCGTGTTGTGCGTAGGCTTATTTGTAGCCCTTGATTTCTTGGGGCTCAGAGGCACTGTCACCTCATTACTCGCGGGTGCGGGCATAGTTGGCCTTGCCATTGGTTTTGCCTTTCAGGATATGACAGAGAATCTTATAGCAGGTATTGCTATGGGTATTCGCAAACCATTTAAAACGGGTGATGTAATTCGCACCGAAAGCGTGTTTGGTACTGTTAAGGCGATTAACCTTAGAAACACTCTTATCGAAAACTTTTATGGGCAACTTATCTTGGTGCCTAACAAGATTCTGTTTAGAAATATACTCAGCAATTACAGTACATTAGGTGTGCGTCGTATCGAGGTGCCTGTGGGTATTTCGTATGCCGACGACCCCGAGCAAGCCGCTGAGGTGATTGTTAAAAAAATCAATGAGTTTGATTTTGTTATTAAACAAGAAGAAACCGCGGTTTACGCCGAAAGCTTTGGTGATAGCAGCGTTAACTTACTGGTTTGGTTTTGGATTAAATACCCAGGTGAAGCGGATTTCATGACCGTTCGCCATAAGGCTGTTGTGGCAGTTAGAAACGCGCTAAGCGAAGCTGACATGACCATCCCATTCCCAATCCGCACGTTAGATTTTGGTATCAAAGGCGGCGAGAAATTAAACGCCATGATAAGCGAAAGACAGCAAGATAAAGACGCAGATACTCAAGTAACCGATGAGTAA
- a CDS encoding DUF3800 domain-containing protein — protein MGIIAIPKHYFAAFNQKISDIYDNSGLQGEIKWEKVRKSAGQINLCIDILRFILTSPVSFHAIAVHKQPYRKWHSNEETAFYTTYDFLIRESSRSKNAKITVFADQKSSSYSKQNEVMQIVTNHMLAKLPTCSKVHHVAMEDSKYHWGLQTVDILTGAVNSSYQLFFNPSAQMQLAKKIAISKMASLLGWDSLAYDTMPNNDFNIWHFPLETRAIPATKQVIPNFSITNISREEFEYYMRINK, from the coding sequence ATAGGTATAATTGCTATTCCCAAGCACTACTTCGCTGCATTCAATCAAAAGATTTCTGACATTTACGATAATAGTGGTCTACAAGGTGAAATAAAATGGGAAAAAGTTAGGAAAAGTGCTGGTCAGATAAATTTATGTATAGATATATTGAGATTCATATTAACTAGTCCTGTTTCATTTCATGCTATAGCAGTACATAAACAACCTTATAGAAAGTGGCATAGCAATGAGGAGACAGCTTTTTACACAACTTATGATTTCCTCATCCGTGAGAGTAGCCGTTCGAAAAATGCAAAAATAACTGTCTTTGCAGATCAAAAATCTAGCTCTTATTCAAAACAAAATGAAGTAATGCAGATAGTAACAAATCATATGTTAGCGAAGCTGCCAACATGTTCAAAAGTACATCATGTTGCAATGGAAGATTCTAAATATCACTGGGGCTTACAAACAGTAGATATATTAACTGGTGCAGTTAACAGCAGTTATCAATTGTTTTTTAATCCTTCGGCACAAATGCAGCTAGCTAAGAAAATAGCTATAAGTAAAATGGCAAGTCTTCTAGGTTGGGATTCTCTAGCATACGATACAATGCCGAACAATGACTTTAATATTTGGCACTTCCCTCTGGAAACGAGAGCTATTCCTGCAACAAAGCAAGTTATACCAAACTTTTCAATAACTAATATAAGTAGAGAGGAGTTTGAGTATTATATGAGAATTAACAAATAA
- a CDS encoding type II toxin-antitoxin system RelE/ParE family toxin, with protein sequence MIKTFKHKGLKKFFETGSKAGIQAKHERRLRMQLAAIDTASIIEDIDLPGFKLHPLKGNRDGVWSITVNGNWRVTFEFKDGNAYILNYEDYH encoded by the coding sequence ATGATCAAGACATTCAAACATAAAGGCTTGAAAAAGTTCTTCGAGACTGGAAGCAAAGCAGGGATTCAAGCCAAACACGAGCGCCGTTTGAGAATGCAACTAGCCGCTATAGATACCGCTTCGATTATTGAAGATATCGACTTACCCGGATTTAAGTTGCACCCATTAAAAGGCAATCGAGATGGTGTTTGGTCAATAACTGTAAATGGTAATTGGCGAGTAACATTTGAATTCAAAGATGGTAACGCCTACATATTAAACTACGAGGATTATCACTAA
- a CDS encoding HigA family addiction module antitoxin, with amino-acid sequence MTMHNPPHPGEFISDVYMEPFGYSCRFVAKQLDVSPSTLNRVLKGQSSITPEMALRLSKALGRSPESWLSMQDNYNLWQAKQNVNLTKVHPISFAVA; translated from the coding sequence ATGACTATGCATAATCCACCGCATCCGGGTGAATTTATTTCCGATGTATATATGGAGCCTTTCGGTTACAGCTGTAGATTTGTCGCGAAACAGTTGGATGTCTCACCTTCAACTCTTAACAGAGTCCTTAAGGGGCAGAGCTCTATTACTCCTGAAATGGCATTAAGGTTATCTAAGGCTTTGGGTAGAAGCCCTGAAAGTTGGCTATCGATGCAGGATAATTACAATCTTTGGCAAGCTAAACAAAACGTTAACCTTACCAAGGTACACCCTATTAGTTTTGCAGTGGCGTAA
- the serA gene encoding phosphoglycerate dehydrogenase, with translation MSKVSLAKDKIKILLLEGVHQSAVETLKRNGYSNIDYVKTSLPEDELIERIKDVHFVGLRSRTHINEAVLEAADKLVAIGCFCIGTNQVDLQGARERGIAVFNAPFSNTRSVAELVLGEILLLLRGIPERNALAHRGGWLKSANGSFEARGKTLGIIGYGHIGTQLGIMAENIGMNVEFYDIEDKLTLGNATQVHNLTQLLQRADVISLHVPETPQTKNLIGMAELEVMKQGAILINASRGTVVDIDALAESLRDKKLSGAAIDVFPVEPKSNDEEFVSPLREFDNVILTPHIGGSTQEAQENIGIEVAGKLAKYSDNGSTITAVNFPEVSLPELANRSRLLHVHHNRPGVLTQINQAFAQHGINIAAQYLQTDEAIGYVVIDVDTDHSEVALKELSAVEGTIRARILH, from the coding sequence ATGAGTAAGGTATCGTTAGCAAAAGACAAAATTAAAATTCTCTTGCTGGAAGGCGTGCATCAAAGTGCTGTCGAAACGCTTAAGCGTAATGGCTACAGTAATATTGATTACGTAAAAACCTCCTTACCTGAAGACGAGCTCATTGAGCGCATTAAAGATGTGCACTTTGTAGGACTTCGTTCTCGCACTCATATTAATGAAGCGGTATTAGAAGCAGCTGATAAGCTCGTGGCAATCGGCTGCTTCTGTATCGGTACTAACCAAGTCGATCTGCAAGGCGCCCGTGAACGTGGTATTGCGGTATTTAACGCACCATTCTCAAACACCCGTTCTGTTGCAGAATTAGTACTAGGTGAAATTTTATTACTCCTTCGCGGTATTCCAGAGCGTAATGCTCTCGCGCACCGTGGTGGTTGGTTAAAATCTGCCAACGGCTCATTTGAAGCACGTGGTAAAACGTTAGGTATTATTGGTTACGGCCACATTGGTACACAGCTAGGGATCATGGCTGAAAACATCGGTATGAACGTTGAGTTTTACGATATTGAAGACAAGCTTACACTGGGTAATGCAACGCAAGTTCATAACCTAACTCAGTTACTACAACGTGCCGATGTGATTAGCTTACACGTACCAGAAACACCGCAAACGAAAAACCTAATTGGTATGGCTGAGCTTGAAGTAATGAAGCAAGGCGCCATCTTGATCAATGCTTCTCGCGGTACGGTTGTTGATATCGATGCATTAGCAGAATCATTGCGTGATAAAAAGCTGAGCGGCGCAGCAATCGACGTATTCCCTGTAGAACCAAAATCAAATGATGAAGAGTTCGTATCACCGCTGCGCGAGTTCGATAACGTAATTCTGACTCCACATATTGGTGGTTCAACACAAGAAGCACAAGAAAATATCGGTATTGAAGTAGCGGGCAAACTTGCTAAGTACTCAGATAATGGTTCAACCATTACGGCAGTTAATTTCCCTGAAGTATCACTGCCTGAGCTTGCAAACCGCAGCCGCTTATTACACGTGCACCACAACCGCCCAGGTGTTCTAACGCAAATTAACCAAGCGTTTGCACAGCACGGCATCAACATCGCCGCCCAGTACTTACAAACTGACGAAGCGATTGGTTACGTGGTCATCGATGTAGATACCGACCACTCTGAAGTAGCCCTCAAAGAACTAAGTGCCGTTGAAGGTACAATCAGAGCACGTATCCTCCACTAA
- the rpiA gene encoding ribose-5-phosphate isomerase RpiA codes for MTQDELKKAAAWAALEFVNENTIVGVGTGSTVNHFIDALGTVKDTLIGAVSSSEASTEKLKALGIEVFELNEVSSLDVYVDGADEINPHNEMIKGGGAALTREKIVSAVAKQFVCIVDESKEVTTLGAFPLPVEVIPMARSYVARELVKLGGDPVYREGVVTDNGNVILDVHNLDISNAKELELTINQIVGVVTNGLFAHRGADKVIIGTKNGPQIK; via the coding sequence ATGACGCAAGATGAATTAAAAAAAGCCGCTGCCTGGGCAGCACTTGAGTTTGTAAATGAAAACACCATTGTTGGTGTAGGTACAGGCTCAACAGTCAATCATTTTATTGATGCACTGGGTACTGTAAAAGACACCCTTATTGGTGCAGTTTCAAGCTCTGAGGCTTCAACTGAAAAGTTAAAAGCACTGGGTATTGAAGTGTTTGAACTAAACGAGGTATCAAGCCTTGATGTGTATGTTGATGGCGCAGACGAAATCAACCCACACAACGAAATGATCAAAGGCGGTGGTGCAGCGCTGACACGTGAAAAAATCGTTTCAGCAGTCGCAAAACAATTTGTTTGTATTGTTGATGAATCTAAAGAAGTAACAACATTAGGGGCTTTTCCACTACCGGTTGAAGTGATCCCAATGGCACGCAGCTATGTAGCTCGTGAACTCGTAAAACTAGGCGGTGATCCTGTTTACCGTGAAGGTGTTGTAACAGATAACGGTAACGTCATTTTAGACGTGCACAATTTAGATATCAGCAATGCCAAAGAATTAGAACTAACAATCAATCAGATTGTGGGTGTAGTAACAAACGGCTTATTTGCCCATCGCGGTGCAGATAAAGTCATTATCGGCACCAAAAATGGGCCGCAAATCAAGTAA
- a CDS encoding 5-formyltetrahydrofolate cyclo-ligase — translation MSNTRAEIRQSIRKKRNSLTVEQQKNAAIALKVNFTQHLKSLKIAKNAHIGIYFSNDGELDTSLLIKELWMQEQHLYLPIIHPFNGTTLYFQRYEENSPMTANRYGILEPKLNCSQICPLDKLDILLMPLVAFDDQGNRLGMGGGFYDKTLARYYQENWQKPILIGLAHQCQHVSALPIESWDVPLKHIITPEKIYQW, via the coding sequence ATGAGCAACACGCGAGCAGAAATCAGACAATCTATTCGAAAAAAGCGCAATTCACTGACTGTTGAACAACAAAAAAATGCAGCAATTGCGCTAAAAGTGAATTTTACTCAACACTTAAAATCACTAAAAATCGCTAAAAACGCCCACATCGGCATTTATTTCAGCAATGATGGCGAACTAGACACCTCATTGTTAATTAAAGAATTATGGATGCAAGAACAGCATTTATACCTGCCTATAATTCACCCCTTCAATGGCACGACTTTGTACTTTCAGAGGTATGAAGAAAATTCACCCATGACCGCAAACCGCTATGGTATCTTGGAGCCCAAGTTGAATTGCAGTCAAATATGTCCTTTAGACAAGCTTGATATTTTACTTATGCCATTAGTGGCATTCGATGATCAAGGTAACCGTTTAGGAATGGGCGGTGGGTTTTATGACAAAACATTGGCACGGTATTACCAAGAAAACTGGCAAAAACCGATTTTGATAGGCCTTGCCCATCAATGTCAGCATGTTTCAGCATTGCCAATTGAATCGTGGGATGTACCGTTAAAACACATTATAACCCCAGAGAAAATCTACCAATGGTAA
- a CDS encoding S10 family peptidase has protein sequence MKLVSFIGLSVTALTLTFSTPSFADNERRIDVDSSVVTEHKARINGERFSYTATTGTQPVWDEQGNAVATLQYTYYTRDKVDDRTKRPLVFSFNGGPGSASVWMHLAYTGPRVLKIDDEGYPIQPYGVKDNPYSILDVADIVYINPVNTGYSRILENDKGELPSKADQQKMFFGVNADIKYLAEWLNTFVSRNERWRSPKFLIGESYGTTRVSGLAHELQNRQWMYINGVILVSPTEIGIKREGPVEAANRLPYFAATAWYHKALSADLQAKDLDELLPEVEEFTVNKFLPAIAKGGFLAADEKRAIIKQAAQYAGLSEKFVEQNNLDIPTNFFWKELLRERGQTVGRLDSRYLGIDKRDAGESPDYWAELTSWLHSFTPAINYYLREELNYKTDIKYNLFGNVHPWDRTGNNTGENLRLAMAQNPYLNVMIQSGYYDGATNYFDAKYTMWQLDPSGKMKDRLSFKGYRSGHMMYLRHADLESSNNDLREFILKSLPAEGKAAKY, from the coding sequence ATGAAACTAGTTAGTTTTATTGGCTTGTCAGTAACAGCCCTAACACTGACCTTCAGCACACCCAGCTTTGCTGATAATGAACGACGCATAGACGTTGACAGCAGTGTTGTTACAGAACATAAAGCACGTATTAACGGTGAACGCTTCTCTTATACTGCAACAACAGGTACCCAACCAGTTTGGGATGAACAAGGTAATGCGGTTGCAACGCTGCAATATACTTATTATACCCGCGATAAAGTAGACGACAGAACAAAACGCCCATTGGTTTTTTCATTTAATGGCGGCCCTGGTTCTGCGTCAGTGTGGATGCACCTTGCCTATACTGGACCTCGCGTATTAAAAATTGATGACGAAGGCTACCCAATTCAACCCTATGGCGTAAAAGATAACCCATATTCAATTTTAGATGTGGCTGATATTGTTTATATCAACCCCGTAAACACGGGTTACTCTCGCATCCTTGAAAATGATAAAGGTGAGTTACCAAGCAAAGCTGACCAACAAAAAATGTTTTTTGGTGTAAACGCCGACATCAAATACTTAGCAGAGTGGTTAAATACCTTTGTGTCGCGCAACGAGCGCTGGCGCTCACCTAAGTTCTTAATTGGTGAAAGCTATGGTACAACTCGCGTTTCAGGCCTTGCTCACGAATTACAAAACCGCCAGTGGATGTATATCAACGGTGTTATTTTAGTATCACCAACTGAAATTGGTATTAAACGCGAAGGTCCTGTAGAAGCTGCAAATCGTCTACCGTACTTTGCCGCAACGGCTTGGTACCACAAAGCCCTCAGCGCAGACCTACAAGCAAAAGACTTAGATGAGTTACTACCTGAAGTTGAAGAGTTTACCGTTAATAAGTTCTTACCAGCAATTGCTAAAGGTGGCTTCTTGGCTGCCGATGAAAAACGCGCAATCATCAAGCAAGCAGCACAATACGCAGGTTTATCTGAAAAGTTTGTTGAACAAAACAACCTTGATATTCCAACTAACTTCTTCTGGAAAGAGCTATTACGCGAGCGCGGTCAAACGGTAGGTCGTTTAGATTCTCGTTATTTAGGTATTGATAAACGTGATGCAGGTGAATCACCTGATTACTGGGCAGAGCTTACCTCATGGTTGCACTCATTCACGCCAGCAATTAACTATTACCTACGTGAAGAGCTTAACTACAAAACAGATATCAAATATAACCTATTTGGCAATGTTCACCCTTGGGATCGTACTGGTAATAACACAGGTGAAAATTTACGTTTAGCGATGGCGCAAAACCCATACTTAAATGTAATGATCCAATCAGGTTACTACGATGGTGCAACTAATTACTTTGATGCTAAATACACAATGTGGCAATTAGACCCGAGCGGCAAAATGAAAGACCGCCTAAGCTTTAAAGGCTACCGCAGTGGTCACATGATGTATTTACGTCACGCTGATCTTGAATCATCAAATAATGACTTACGTGAGTTTATCCTTAAATCACTACCAGCTGAAGGCAAAGCAGCTAAGTACTAA
- a CDS encoding response regulator — translation MQRVLVVEDSKVVQQVLRHLSAHYLDVDVDFAWSLQEGIDLIAEHDYTLALVDLTLPDAMNGEVAKYTLSKNIPTVVLTSKIDEYIRQQMLELGVVDYVVKDNRDSYHYAIKLVAQLLRNHGSKALVADDSVLSRTLMKQMLEKQLFNVSDAHDGEQALQMLKDDPEIKLLLTDYAMPTMDGFELVKAVRNFRGRDDLAIIGLSGAGKHGLSARFIKYGANDFLTKPFMNEEFHCRVMQTMEQLALIADIKESAYRDHLTGLHNRRYFYQYAEKILKKTEQENVLALLDIDFFKTINDQFGHEAGDHALKQVTSFLKSKFDDFTIARIGGEEFAVVLDNMDLEKAEARLNSFREQLAEHQFSINGEPYSLTISIGMTAFQHVSLTAAMRLADKALYQAKQQQRNCVVRL, via the coding sequence ATGCAAAGAGTGTTAGTTGTTGAAGACAGTAAAGTAGTACAGCAAGTGTTACGCCACTTATCTGCCCACTATTTAGATGTGGATGTCGACTTTGCTTGGTCTTTGCAAGAAGGTATCGATTTAATCGCTGAGCATGACTATACCCTCGCTTTAGTTGACTTAACACTGCCTGATGCGATGAACGGTGAAGTGGCTAAATACACCTTATCAAAGAATATTCCTACCGTTGTGTTAACGTCTAAAATTGATGAATACATTCGTCAACAAATGCTAGAACTTGGTGTGGTTGATTATGTTGTTAAAGATAATCGTGACTCATACCACTATGCCATTAAGCTTGTTGCACAATTACTCAGAAACCATGGTTCAAAGGCACTTGTTGCCGATGATTCGGTATTAAGCCGCACCTTGATGAAGCAAATGCTAGAAAAGCAGCTTTTTAATGTAAGTGATGCCCATGATGGTGAGCAAGCATTGCAAATGCTCAAAGATGATCCTGAAATAAAGCTTCTTTTGACTGACTATGCAATGCCAACGATGGATGGTTTTGAGCTTGTTAAAGCAGTGCGTAATTTTCGAGGCCGTGATGACTTAGCTATTATTGGTTTATCAGGCGCAGGTAAGCACGGTTTATCGGCACGTTTTATCAAGTACGGTGCCAATGACTTTTTGACCAAGCCATTTATGAATGAAGAGTTTCATTGCCGTGTAATGCAGACGATGGAACAGCTTGCCCTAATCGCAGACATTAAAGAAAGTGCATACAGAGATCACTTAACTGGGCTTCATAACCGCCGTTATTTTTATCAATACGCCGAGAAAATTCTAAAGAAAACCGAACAAGAGAATGTGCTTGCATTACTCGATATTGATTTTTTCAAAACTATTAACGATCAGTTTGGTCACGAAGCGGGTGATCATGCATTAAAGCAAGTAACAAGCTTTTTAAAAAGCAAGTTCGACGACTTCACAATTGCTCGCATTGGTGGGGAAGAATTTGCAGTTGTGTTAGACAACATGGATCTTGAAAAAGCAGAGGCAAGGCTAAATAGTTTTAGAGAACAACTTGCTGAGCACCAATTTTCAATTAATGGCGAACCTTATTCACTCACTATCAGCATTGGTATGACCGCATTTCAACATGTCTCACTCACAGCTGCAATGCGCTTAGCTGATAAAGCTTTATATCAAGCTAAACAGCAACAGCGTAACTGCGTAGTACGTTTGTAG
- a CDS encoding P-II family nitrogen regulator, giving the protein MKMISAIIKPFKLDDVREALADLGIEGMTVVDVKGFGRQRGHTELYRGAEYQVDFIPKIKLEIATRSENCQRVVETITKIASTGKIGDGKIFVYDLDQIVRIRTGELDEEAI; this is encoded by the coding sequence ATGAAAATGATTAGTGCAATAATAAAGCCATTCAAACTTGATGATGTGCGTGAAGCACTGGCTGATTTAGGCATTGAGGGGATGACAGTTGTCGACGTTAAAGGCTTTGGCCGCCAACGTGGACATACTGAGCTATACCGTGGAGCTGAATACCAAGTCGATTTTATTCCTAAAATTAAACTTGAAATTGCAACTCGTAGCGAAAATTGTCAACGCGTTGTTGAAACCATCACGAAAATTGCTTCAACAGGCAAAATTGGTGACGGCAAAATTTTTGTTTACGACCTAGACCAAATCGTCCGTATTCGTACCGGCGAACTTGATGAAGAAGCAATTTAA